A stretch of DNA from Longimicrobium terrae:
GAAGCTGGCGCGCGTCTGCCCGTCGTGCGGGCTGCGCACAGAACGCGGCGAGGAAGACTTCTTTCTGGGCGCCATGATGTTCAACATCGCGCTCAGCGAAGGGCTTCTGGCGATCGCGATCGTGGGGACGATGGTCGTGTTCTGGGGCGCGATTCCGTGGACGGTGCTGGCCACCGCCGCGCTGGTGCTGATGGCGATCGCGCCGTTCGCGTTCTTTCCGTTCTCCAACAGCATCTGGCTCGCGGCGGACATCTGGATCCGGCCGGTGACGGCGGATGAAATGGCGTGGCACCGCACGCAGCCGCACAACACCCATCGCAACTTCCGCGACCGCTGACGGTCGCACCGCCGTCTGCCTGCGTCGAAAGCGCCGCCGATCCGGGTCCGGATCGGCGGCGCTTTTCTGTCGTTCTGGCGTGGTCCGCGAAGATGAGGACGCGCGGCGGAGTACGTCCGCACTCCACTCCTCATTTGATTGGACGGCGTTGGCGTCCTCCGCGGCTGCTCGCGATGAGGAGACGCTTCTCATTTGTCATCCTGAGCGAGCGGCGATGCCGTACCTTTCGCGGCACCGTTGACTGCAGCGAGTCGAAGGATCTTGCCACATCGCCGGCGTCGAGCACCGTGGTTCGAGTCTGATCCGTTTCCTGCCTGCCGCGCGCTCCGAGTCTGCCGTGGCAAGATCCTTCGACTTCGCGCCAGAGTGCGGAGCGGCGGACACACCGGCGCGGCGCTTCGCTCAGGATGACAGGTTGAGGTACTGCAAGTGGTTGGGAGCACATCGCACATGCTCGCGCCGCTGGCCGAGTTCGGGTCAGGCACGGTCTGGCGTTCGCGGCGAGGTGTGGCGCGGGATTCCTCAGTCGGCGCCGGAGTATGCGGCGGCGGACAGTGTGGCGCGCATCCTTCAGAATGACAGGTGGGGGGCTTTTCTGGAGGGGATGGCCGGTGATGGTCATCAACAGAAAAACGCGCCGTCGATCAGGTCGACGGCGCGTTCGATTTCAGGCAGCGGGGGGCCAGGCGCGCGGCTCCGGGGCGCCGCCGCCGGGGGGCAGCACGACGTAGTCGAACGTCCGCAGCCA
This window harbors:
- a CDS encoding DUF983 domain-containing protein codes for the protein MTSTIEPAAPQTTPGTDPVEPGRGMKLVTRALRLRCPHCGQGSLRGPSWMKLARVCPSCGLRTERGEEDFFLGAMMFNIALSEGLLAIAIVGTMVVFWGAIPWTVLATAALVLMAIAPFAFFPFSNSIWLAADIWIRPVTADEMAWHRTQPHNTHRNFRDR